A genome region from Conger conger chromosome 16, fConCon1.1, whole genome shotgun sequence includes the following:
- the LOC133114501 gene encoding tripartite motif-containing protein 16-like: MDGVDMNVSLAQSEDLLAASGSVTVRISQSSGASLVLSVPMGAAVEEISQEGTGCQQCHCDDPGPKSEQERRASPRSAAEWERIQDPPAARSLVEEQKAPEEQKPGPLETEGPQGPELGEQKPDQLETEGPQGPELGEPKPSQRETEGPQGPELGEPKPGQLETEGPQGPELGEPKPSQRETDGPQGPELGEPKPGQLETEGPRDPELGEPKPGQLETEGPQGPELGEEAPGPKDVACDACLESTPHKAVKSCLTCLVSYCQAHLRPHLENSKFHNHRLVEPLRDIERRTCEGHGQPLELYCPAEACCVCVCQECEEAAHQGHALIPLTEARRDMEKELQEKVEDMMNMVTAVEKAINKLQTNTISIKSSVTEVRSGMELRFAALQAAMGKVLEDVREILRAEERQAVQRADGIQTHLEKKLSEVHRAQARAEKLSRNKNDIDFLEEYSLWRKDVVDVTVPSVYIGLIDRLAVFDHMVTESTQELSGQLLPAYRDKLKEAFKCVKLGVKSTAGVLNTGPSEEPEPETREDFLKYGTVLSFDADTAHSYLRLMEKSRKATNTTPWQHSYPDGPGRFAHWRQVLAAESFCLGRHYFEVEFGGDGVHVGVTYKSIDRKSEKSNGCITGNDFSWCLEWSGAFSAWHSDVETPLKVAEGFSRIGVYVDYDKGLLAFYGVSSSMTLIHKYQAEFMEPLYPAFWLSKKENVVLLVSPWDDFLSQPPKPSSL; this comes from the exons ATGGATGGAGTGGATATGAATGTCTCACTAGCCCAGAGTGAGGACTTATTGGCGGCCTCTGGGTCCGTCACAGTCCGCATCTCCCAATCCTCCGGCGCCTCCCTCGTCTTGTCCGTTCCGATGGGTGCCGCGGTTGAGGAGATTTCCCAAGAGGGAACTGGCTGCCAGCAGTGTCACTGTGACGACCCAGGGCCCAAGTctgagcaggagaggagagcctCTCCTCGTAGTGCggcagagtgggagaggattcaGGACCCCCCTGCGGCCAGGAGCCTGGTGGAGGAGCAGAAAGCTCCGGAAGAACAAAAGCCAGGCCCGCTCGAGACGGAAGGGCCTCAGGGCCCAGAGCTTGGGGAACAAAAGCCAGACCAGCTGGAGACGGAGGGGCCCCAGGGCCCAGAGCTTGGGGAACCAAAGCCAAGCCAGCGTGAAACGGAGGGGCCCCAGGGCCCAGAGCTTGGGGAACCAAAGCCAGGCCAGCTGGAGACGGAGGGGCCCCAGGGCCCAGAGCTTGGGGAACCAAAGCCAAGCCAGCGTGAAACGGACGGGCCCCAGGGCCCAGAGCTTGGGGAACCAAAGCCAGGCCAGCTGGAGACGGAGGGGCCCCGGGACCCAGAGCTTGGGGAACCAAAGCCAGGCCAGCTCGAGACGGAGGGGCCCCAGGGCCCAGAGCTTGGGGAGGAGGCCCCGGGGCCTAAGGACGTGGCGTGCGATGCCTGCCTGGAGAGCACCCCCCACAAGGCTGTCAAGTCCTGCCTCACCTGCCTGGTGTCCTACTGCCAGGCTCACCTGAGGCCTCACCTGGAGAACAGCAAGTTCCACAACCACCGGCTGGTGGAGCCGCTGCGGGACATCGAGCGGCGCACCTGCGAGGGCCACGGCCAGCCCCTGGAGCTGTACTGCCCGGCCGAGGCCtgctgcgtctgcgtctgccaGGAGTGCGAGGAGGCGGCGCACCAGGGACACGCCCTGATACCCCTCACTGAGGCCCGCAGGGACATGGAG AAAGAGTTGCAGGAGAAGGTAGAGGATATGATGAATATGGTAACTGCTGTCGAAAAGGCCATCAACAAGCTGCAGACCAACACAATCTCAATCAAG AGCTCGGTGACGGAGGTCCGCTCCGGGATGGAGCTGCGGTTCGCCGCGCTGCAGGCTGCCATGGGGAAGGTGCTGGAGGACGTGAGGGAGATCCTGAGGGCGGAGGAGAGGCAGGCGGTGCAGCGAGCGGATGGCATCCAGACCCACCTGGAGAAGAAGCTGAGCGAGGTGCACCGGGCCCAGGCCAGAGCCGAGaagctctccaggaacaagaATGATATCGACTTCCTGGAG GAATACTCCCTGTGGAGGAAGGATGTCGTGGACGTCACTGTGCCCAGCGTCTACATTGGCCTGATAGATCGTCTGGCTGTCTTTGACCACATGGTTACAGAGTCAACCCAGGAGCTGAGTGGCCAGCTGCTGCCAGCTTACAGGGACAAACTGAAAGAGGCCTTCAAGTGTG TGAAGCTGGGTGTGAAAAGCACAGCCGGCGTCCTCAATACGGGCCCGAGTgaggagccagagccagagacTCGAGAAGACTTCCTTAAAT ACGGCACCGTGCTGAGCTTTGATGCAGACACGGCGCACAGCTACCTGCGGCTGATGGAGAAGAGCAGGAAGGCCACCAACACCACGCCCTGGCAGCACAGCTACCCGGACGGGCCGGGCCGCTTCGCCCACTGGCGGCAGGTCTTGGCCGCCGAGAGCTTCTGCCTGGGCCGGCACTACTTCGAGGTGGAGTTTGGCGGCGACGGCGTGCACGTGGGGGTCACCTACAAGAGCATCGACCGCAAGAGCGAGAAGAGCAATGGCTGCATCACGGGCAACGACTTCTCCTGGTGCCTGGAGTGGAGCGGGGCCTTCTCCGCCTGGCACAGCGATGTCGAGACGCCCCTGAAGGTCGCAGAAGGCTTTAGCAGGATCGGAGTCTACGTGGATTACGACAAGGGGCTTCTGGCCTTCTACGGAGTGAGTAGCTCCATGACGCTCATACATAAGTATCAGGCCGAGTTCATGGAACCCCTGTACCCCGCCTTTTGGCTCTCCAAGAAGGAGAACGTAGTCCTGCTGGTCAGCCCCTGGGATGACTTCCTCTCTCAACCACCAAAACCATCGTCCCTTTGA
- the LOC133114503 gene encoding Golgi apparatus membrane protein TVP23 homolog B-like isoform X1, producing the protein MANMSKYEDDVPLFDEDDETRKQRSSKIKHPLASFFHLFFRASAILVYLLCEVVSGSFIAYMVTIILLLSCDFWTVKNITGRLMVGLRWWNQVDDDGRSHWVFEARKETGRKVPSSAESRIFWLGLIVCPILWVFFVFSTLFSLKIKWLAVVIMGLVLQWANLYGYVRCKVGGGTNLKNMATSYFGRQFFKQAMNKQEEL; encoded by the exons ATGGCGAATATGAGCAAG TACGAAGACGACGTCCCACTGTTCGATGAAGATGATGAAACCAGAAAACAGAGGAGTTCAAAGATAAA GCACCCGCTGGCCTCCTTCTTCCATCTGTTCTTCCGTGCGAGTGCCATTCTGGTCTACCTCCTGTGTGAGGTCGTGAGCGGCAGCTTCATTGCCTACATGGTCACCATcatcctcctgctctcctgtgACTTTTGGACAGTAAAG AACATCACAGGCAGGCTGATGGTGGGACTGCGGTGGTGGAACCAGGTGGATGACGATGGGAGGAGTCACTGGGTGTTTGAGGCCCGTAAG GAGACTGGGAGGAAGGTGCCCTCAAGTGCTGAGTCTCGTATCTTCTGGCTGGGCCTCATCGTCTGCCCCATCCTCTGGGTCTTCTTTGTGTTCAGCACGCTCTTTTCCCTTAAGATTAAGTGGCTG GCAGTGGTGATCATGGGTTTGGTGCTGCAGTGGGCTAACCTGTACGGATACGTCCGCTGTAAAGTGGGCGGCGGGACTAATCTGAAGAACATGGCAACCAGCTACTTTGGTCGACAGTTCTTTAAGCAG GCAATGAATAAACAAGAAGAGTTATAG
- the LOC133114503 gene encoding Golgi apparatus membrane protein TVP23 homolog B-like isoform X2 produces the protein MIGQYEDDVPLFDEDDETRKQRSSKIKHPLASFFHLFFRASAILVYLLCEVVSGSFIAYMVTIILLLSCDFWTVKNITGRLMVGLRWWNQVDDDGRSHWVFEARKETGRKVPSSAESRIFWLGLIVCPILWVFFVFSTLFSLKIKWLAVVIMGLVLQWANLYGYVRCKVGGGTNLKNMATSYFGRQFFKQAMNKQEEL, from the exons ATGATTGGGCAG TACGAAGACGACGTCCCACTGTTCGATGAAGATGATGAAACCAGAAAACAGAGGAGTTCAAAGATAAA GCACCCGCTGGCCTCCTTCTTCCATCTGTTCTTCCGTGCGAGTGCCATTCTGGTCTACCTCCTGTGTGAGGTCGTGAGCGGCAGCTTCATTGCCTACATGGTCACCATcatcctcctgctctcctgtgACTTTTGGACAGTAAAG AACATCACAGGCAGGCTGATGGTGGGACTGCGGTGGTGGAACCAGGTGGATGACGATGGGAGGAGTCACTGGGTGTTTGAGGCCCGTAAG GAGACTGGGAGGAAGGTGCCCTCAAGTGCTGAGTCTCGTATCTTCTGGCTGGGCCTCATCGTCTGCCCCATCCTCTGGGTCTTCTTTGTGTTCAGCACGCTCTTTTCCCTTAAGATTAAGTGGCTG GCAGTGGTGATCATGGGTTTGGTGCTGCAGTGGGCTAACCTGTACGGATACGTCCGCTGTAAAGTGGGCGGCGGGACTAATCTGAAGAACATGGCAACCAGCTACTTTGGTCGACAGTTCTTTAAGCAG GCAATGAATAAACAAGAAGAGTTATAG
- the amn gene encoding protein amnionless — MSPPLAVLISLCLFFGLPGSASCLYKQWVPDTSFENATNWDKGVVPCGSDKVQFLADRQVSVYVREVHSIQEMKLPVNGEFILASGAGFTVGGGQDSSCGTGVTVQFRDSETAKWFDPALWRAASSSEDLDKGRFLFSVHEESVPCSHDDVVFRPDTSFRVDTTAGQQSLRVKSVSVLGQKFRENAGFSRYLASRSGRLQFHGDAGPVVGSPACDDSSGCDCGNSVHHGRICSGMDCPRLDCTKPLRPVGHCCDVCGAILHLKISGRFNLETYRQRLQHLLLHPQYKAVRMGVSKVTMPQWLLGVIPREAATEIQVVLLDEEGLGPGTVAEDAARDIMKDIQSQGALFGIEDAELQASSGNEGTGDRAGVVVGAVLGALALVVSLVVLGFLFYRGVIRVPSLPSLPSWRKNSEIGELGGPIDHGFDNPMFNKPSQVPGSGGLFGTDSLSTITVTDLGVHFVNPAYDETNFNA, encoded by the coding sequence ATGTCTCCTCCGCTGGCTGTCCTtatctccctctgcctcttctTTGGCCTCCCCGGGTCGGCAAGCTGCCTCTACAAACAGTGGGTCCCCGACACCAGCTTTGAGAATGCGACCAACTGGGACAAGGGGGTGGTGCCCTGTGGTAGCGACAAGGTCCAGTTCCTGGCGGACAGGCAGGTGTCCGTGTACGTGAGGGAGGTCCACTCCATCCAGGAGATGAAGCTGCCAGTGAACGGGGAGTTCATACTGGCATCGGGAGCTGGCTTCACGGTGGGTGGTGGACAAGATAGCAGCTGCGGCACAGGTGTCACGGTCCAGTTCCGGGACTCTGAGACGGCAAAGTGGTTTGACCCCGCTCTGTGGCGGGCGGCCTCCTCTTCGGAGGACCTGGACAAAGGCCGGTTCTTGTTCTCAGTGCACGAGGAGAGTGTGCCCTGCAGCCATGACGACGTGGTGTTCCGGCCGGACACCTCCTTCCGCGTTGACACTACGGCGGGGCAGCAGAGCCTCCGGGTAAAGagcgtgtctgtgctggggcAGAAGTTTCGCGAAAACGCCGGGTTCTCCCGGTACCTTGCGTCACGCTCTGGTCGGCTTCAGTTCCACGGAGACGCCGGCCCCGTCGTCGGGAGCCCTGCTTGTGACGACAGCTCTGGCTGTGACTGCGGTAATTCCGTGCACCATGGCAGGATCTGCTCGGGCATGGACTGCCCCCGTTTGGACTGTACGAAGCCCCTTCGTCCCGTAGGACACTGCTGCGATGTGTGTGGTGCCATCCTCCACTTGAAGATCTCCGGCAGATTCAACCTGGAGACCTACCGCCAGCGGCTACAGCATCTCCTACTCCACCCACAGTACAAGGCCGTTCGGATGGGTGTATCCAAGGTTACCATGCCCCAGTGGCTGCTGGGTGTGATCCCACGTGAGGCAGCGACAGAGATCCAGGTGGTGCTCCTAGATGAGGAGGGCTTAGGACCTGGGACGGTGGCAGAAGATGCAGCCCGTGACATCATGAAGGACATCCAGTCCCAGGGGGCACTCTTCGGCATCGAGGACGCGGAGCTCCAGGCGTCCTCAGGCAACGAAGGCACCGGTGACAGggcaggggtggtggtgggcgCTGTGCTGGGAGCCCTGGCTTTGGTGGTGTCCCTAGTCGTCTTGGGCTTCCTGTTCTACCGTGGGGTTATCCGGGTGCCTTCCCTCCCCTCGCTGCCCAGCTGGAGGAAGAACAGCGAGATCGGGGAGTTGGGGGGGCCCATAGATCACGGCTTTGACAACCCCATGTTCAACAAGCCCTCCCAGGTCCCTGGCTCGGGCGGACTATTTGGGACGGACAGCCTGAGCACCATCACCGTGACAGACCTGGGGGTCCACTTTGTCAACCCTGCCTATGATGAGACCAACTTCAATGCCTGA
- the LOC133114503 gene encoding Golgi apparatus membrane protein TVP23 homolog B-like isoform X3 produces the protein MANMSKYEDDVPLFDEDDETRKQRSSKIKHPLASFFHLFFRASAILVYLLCEVVSGSFIAYMVTIILLLSCDFWTVKNITGRLMVGLRWWNQVDDDGRSHWVFEARKETGRKVPSSAESRIFWLGLIVCPILWVFFVFSTLFSLKIKWLAVVIMGLVLQWANLYGYVRCKVGGGTNLKNMATSYFGRQFFKQVKQ, from the exons ATGGCGAATATGAGCAAG TACGAAGACGACGTCCCACTGTTCGATGAAGATGATGAAACCAGAAAACAGAGGAGTTCAAAGATAAA GCACCCGCTGGCCTCCTTCTTCCATCTGTTCTTCCGTGCGAGTGCCATTCTGGTCTACCTCCTGTGTGAGGTCGTGAGCGGCAGCTTCATTGCCTACATGGTCACCATcatcctcctgctctcctgtgACTTTTGGACAGTAAAG AACATCACAGGCAGGCTGATGGTGGGACTGCGGTGGTGGAACCAGGTGGATGACGATGGGAGGAGTCACTGGGTGTTTGAGGCCCGTAAG GAGACTGGGAGGAAGGTGCCCTCAAGTGCTGAGTCTCGTATCTTCTGGCTGGGCCTCATCGTCTGCCCCATCCTCTGGGTCTTCTTTGTGTTCAGCACGCTCTTTTCCCTTAAGATTAAGTGGCTG GCAGTGGTGATCATGGGTTTGGTGCTGCAGTGGGCTAACCTGTACGGATACGTCCGCTGTAAAGTGGGCGGCGGGACTAATCTGAAGAACATGGCAACCAGCTACTTTGGTCGACAGTTCTTTAAGCAGGTTAA GCAATGA